The DNA window TGTTACCGCACTTTCCTATGATATCCCCCGCTTTCACCTCATCCCCTTCCTTAACCTGTATCGAGCCGTTCATCATATGTCCCAGCAGGGAATATTCACCGTTCCCATGATCGATGATGACGAAGTTTCCAAAGAGCCAGAGCGGATTCTCAACCTCATAGGATAGGCTCTTTCTCGGGTAACTCTGCTCTCCCTCGTTGTCAGCGATGTCATTCTTGACCCTGACGATTTTTCCGGAAGCGGGAGAGCTGACGTCTCTACCAAAAGAATAGACATCCCTGTTCCTTCTGTATATGTGATAATCTTTCGTGGCAATGCTTCCATTCTCGCCGATGGCTGCAAAATCCCAGGAGAAGTCTCCCCCGTACCCAGAGATTCTGTGATTGCTGTTGCACTGGTGACCCTGCGTCACCTTCCAGGAACCCCTAAATGGAAGACGCAGAACGGTCTTCTGAAGATATCGCGATACCGGAATCTCAAGAACCTGAGTCGTTCGCAGCTTCTTTCCGGATCGAAGATGAAAGAGAAGCTCAACCCTGTCCAGTTGACCGAAGCTCGGGCTCGTCAGGCAGATCCCGGTCCATCGGACACTGGAACCAGGGAGAATCTTTCTCTCCCTTTTGAT is part of the Acidobacteriota bacterium genome and encodes:
- a CDS encoding M23 family metallopeptidase; translated protein: MSFEPKRVFIIGSSDEGESILLHVSMENRTAMGLYIDRLIIKFKKKEKIILEQEQTDTFFRRASIKRERKILPGSSVRWTGICLTSPSFGQLDRVELLFHLRSGKKLRTTQVLEIPVSRYLQKTVLRLPFRGSWKVTQGHQCNSNHRISGYGGDFSWDFAAIGENGSIATKDYHIYRRNRDVYSFGRDVSSPASGKIVRVKNDIADNEGEQSYPRKSLSYEVENPLWLFGNFVIIDHGNGEYSLLGHMMNGSIQVKEGDEVKAGDIIGKCGN